Proteins from a genomic interval of Niabella soli DSM 19437:
- a CDS encoding cation diffusion facilitator family transporter, with translation MAHEHIVQRSTNAQHQKKLKIVLSMTLLYLIAEVVGGIFTKSLALLADAGHMLTDAGGLVLALLAIHYAGRQPDSKNTFGYYRAEILAALANAVVLIVISVFILYGAYERLLHPHKVETGNMMLIAVVGLFVNAAGVLVLRKDSGTSLNMRGAYFEVLSDALTSVAVIVAGLIMRYTGWYFIDPILSAGIGLFILPRTWGLLKASVNVLLEGVPAEVDLQQLRYDLLQIKGVAGLHDLHVWTLTSGVNLLSAHIVHLPAADPMQLLREVQELLAHRHQITHTTIQTEVEGAELNEIYVHE, from the coding sequence ATGGCACACGAGCACATAGTACAACGCTCCACTAATGCGCAGCATCAAAAAAAGCTGAAAATTGTATTGAGCATGACGTTATTGTACCTCATTGCGGAAGTGGTTGGCGGTATCTTTACTAAAAGCCTGGCCCTGCTGGCTGATGCCGGTCATATGCTGACGGATGCCGGCGGGCTGGTATTGGCATTGCTGGCGATTCATTATGCCGGGCGGCAGCCGGACTCAAAAAATACATTTGGATATTATCGCGCAGAAATATTGGCGGCGCTCGCCAATGCCGTGGTGCTAATTGTTATATCGGTTTTTATATTGTACGGGGCTTACGAACGGTTGCTGCACCCGCATAAAGTGGAAACGGGGAATATGATGCTGATTGCGGTAGTAGGCCTGTTCGTAAATGCTGCAGGGGTCCTGGTATTGCGAAAAGATTCAGGAACCAGCCTCAACATGAGGGGGGCTTATTTTGAAGTGTTGTCCGATGCGCTCACCTCCGTTGCCGTAATTGTTGCGGGCCTGATTATGCGGTACACGGGTTGGTATTTTATTGATCCGATCTTATCGGCAGGTATCGGTTTATTTATTCTTCCCCGGACCTGGGGATTGCTGAAAGCATCCGTGAATGTATTGCTGGAAGGCGTTCCGGCTGAGGTAGACCTGCAGCAATTGCGCTATGATCTGCTGCAAATAAAAGGAGTGGCCGGTTTACACGATCTTCATGTATGGACGTTAACTTCCGGCGTCAATTTATTAAGCGCCCATATCGTGCACCTGCCGGCGGCTGATCCCATGCAGCTTTTAAGAGAAGTGCAGGAATTGCTGGCCCACCGGCATCAGATCACGCATACGACCATTCAAACGGAAGTGGAAGGAGCGGAGCTGAATGAAATATACGTTCACGAATAA
- a CDS encoding YpdA family putative bacillithiol disulfide reductase, translating into MQHIPLIIIGGGPIGLACAIEAKKAGIDYVIIEKSALVNSLYHYPVNMTFFSTSERLEIGGVPFVSNNPKPKRDEALEYYRRVVASFDLHIKLFEEVQQVTKVVNLFEVITSKDTYTADNIIIATGFYDIPYLLDVPGEDLPKVTHYYNDPHYYAFRDVIVVGAMNSGVDAALETWRKGARVTLVIRGAEIGTRVKYWVRPDIENRIKEGSIKAYFNSTIKQIRENEVDINTPEGLVTIKNDFVIAATGYQPNLQFLKQMGVRLSNDAVEAPVLDPDTHETSVKGIYLAGVICGGMNTHRLFIENSREHAVKIIDAIRKQM; encoded by the coding sequence ATGCAACATATTCCATTGATCATCATCGGCGGCGGGCCCATTGGTTTGGCTTGTGCCATTGAAGCAAAAAAAGCGGGGATCGATTATGTGATCATTGAAAAATCCGCCCTGGTGAATTCGCTGTACCACTACCCGGTGAATATGACTTTTTTTTCAACCTCAGAACGGTTGGAGATTGGCGGCGTGCCTTTTGTTTCCAATAATCCGAAACCTAAGCGGGATGAGGCTTTGGAGTATTACCGCCGTGTGGTTGCCTCCTTTGATTTGCATATAAAATTATTTGAAGAGGTGCAGCAGGTAACCAAGGTGGTGAACCTGTTTGAGGTTATTACTTCAAAAGATACTTATACAGCAGATAATATAATTATAGCCACGGGGTTCTACGATATTCCTTATTTATTAGATGTTCCCGGTGAAGACCTGCCCAAGGTGACCCATTATTATAACGATCCGCACTATTATGCCTTCCGGGACGTGATCGTAGTGGGCGCAATGAACTCTGGTGTGGATGCGGCTTTGGAAACCTGGCGCAAAGGCGCGCGGGTAACCCTGGTGATCCGGGGGGCGGAGATCGGCACCCGGGTAAAATACTGGGTGCGACCCGATATTGAAAACCGGATCAAAGAGGGATCGATAAAAGCTTATTTTAATTCTACAATTAAACAGATCCGGGAAAACGAGGTGGATATTAATACACCCGAAGGCCTTGTAACAATAAAGAATGATTTTGTTATTGCGGCAACGGGGTATCAACCCAACCTGCAGTTCCTGAAACAAATGGGGGTCCGGCTCAGTAATGATGCCGTGGAAGCGCCTGTTTTAGACCCGGATACTCATGAAACCAGTGTAAAAGGAATTTACCTTGCCGGAGTGATCTGCGGGGGAATGAACACCCATCGGCTGTTTATTGAAAATTCAAGAGAACACGCGGTGAAGATCATTGATGCAATCAGGAAGCAAATGTGA
- a CDS encoding exo-beta-N-acetylmuramidase NamZ family protein, with product MKRSTTKWLLIAGLLSCSFIKVPANKNEAPHPPRGHAIKTGADQTEKYVPYLKGKRVAVMGNPTSIIGKRHLVDSLKSLGINIVKVFGPEHGFRGNASAGAKVKDEVDPATGIPIISLYGPKNKPSKEDMADIDILVYDLQDVGVRFYTNINALARLMEACAESDKEMLILDRPNPNGYLIDGPVLDMKYKSGIGMFPIPMSHGLTVAEFAQMANGEGWLANKEKCKLKIIKVANYDHNMPYTLPVKPSPNLNTQQAVLLYPSTCMFEGTYINLGRGTQFPFTVLGSPELKGKYTFSFTPVSIKGMAETPLFMNQVCYGLDLRNYDVAKLRKSGKINLQWIIELYNASPHKEKFFDSKLSKEMGKIENLIGSGLFRQQIIDSKSEAVIRASWEPGLSNYKIMRKKYLLYP from the coding sequence ATGAAAAGAAGTACTACAAAATGGTTGCTTATTGCGGGACTGCTATCCTGTTCTTTTATTAAAGTGCCGGCAAATAAAAATGAGGCACCACATCCACCCCGCGGACATGCGATTAAAACCGGTGCGGATCAAACAGAAAAATATGTGCCCTATCTGAAAGGAAAGCGCGTAGCGGTGATGGGCAACCCTACATCTATAATAGGAAAGCGACACCTGGTAGATAGTCTTAAAAGCCTGGGTATAAACATTGTAAAAGTATTTGGCCCCGAACATGGTTTCAGAGGCAATGCCAGCGCCGGCGCTAAAGTTAAAGACGAGGTCGATCCGGCCACCGGCATTCCCATCATTTCATTATATGGGCCTAAAAACAAGCCCAGTAAGGAGGATATGGCCGATATAGACATTTTGGTTTATGACCTGCAGGACGTGGGCGTGCGTTTCTATACCAATATTAATGCACTGGCGCGACTGATGGAAGCCTGCGCGGAAAGTGACAAAGAAATGCTGATCCTTGACCGGCCCAATCCTAATGGGTATCTTATTGACGGACCGGTGCTGGATATGAAATACAAATCGGGCATCGGGATGTTTCCCATTCCCATGTCGCATGGGTTAACCGTAGCTGAGTTTGCACAGATGGCGAATGGGGAAGGATGGCTGGCGAATAAAGAAAAGTGTAAGTTGAAAATCATAAAGGTTGCCAATTATGATCACAACATGCCTTATACCTTACCCGTAAAGCCTTCGCCCAATCTGAATACACAGCAGGCGGTTTTATTGTATCCGTCCACCTGCATGTTTGAGGGCACTTATATTAATCTGGGCAGAGGCACACAGTTTCCCTTTACTGTATTGGGCAGTCCTGAATTAAAAGGAAAATATACTTTTAGTTTTACGCCTGTGTCTATAAAAGGAATGGCGGAGACGCCTTTATTTATGAACCAGGTGTGTTATGGTCTGGATCTGCGCAACTACGACGTGGCAAAATTGCGCAAAAGCGGAAAGATCAATCTGCAATGGATCATTGAATTATATAATGCTTCACCTCATAAAGAAAAATTCTTCGACTCCAAATTGAGTAAAGAAATGGGGAAGATCGAAAACCTCATCGGCAGCGGTTTATTCCGTCAGCAGATCATTGATAGCAAGTCAGAAGCGGTAATTCGTGCTTCCTGGGAACCGGGCCTTTCCAACTATAAAATAATGAGGAAGAAATATTTGTTGTATCCGTAA
- a CDS encoding putative polyvalent protein kinase domain-containing protein, with amino-acid sequence MEAYAKHAGIWIEPIVIEQWNFIKSGQENRVYFNDENVLKIGYNYLKFYETPIDFFDNKISLHNYLFPDTPLELVGFTGIYNTVAQNEAAFASVFKQKYVKGHVLSYLEVDAFQNELIHAGFTNWAAPALYTGKDYIIKDMHVDNIMLTGQGNYRFIDTVPFLNTPALGYGGTRAYGDGKVCKVPV; translated from the coding sequence CTGGAAGCCTACGCAAAACATGCCGGTATCTGGATAGAACCGATAGTCATTGAACAATGGAATTTCATCAAATCCGGCCAGGAAAACCGGGTATATTTTAATGATGAAAACGTTTTAAAAATTGGTTACAATTATCTGAAATTCTACGAAACACCGATTGATTTTTTTGATAACAAAATCTCTTTGCATAATTACCTGTTTCCGGATACCCCGCTTGAATTAGTTGGTTTTACCGGCATCTATAACACCGTCGCGCAAAACGAAGCAGCTTTCGCGTCTGTGTTCAAACAAAAATATGTCAAAGGCCATGTCTTATCTTATTTGGAGGTGGATGCCTTTCAAAATGAGTTGATACACGCAGGTTTTACCAACTGGGCGGCGCCTGCTTTATATACGGGTAAGGATTATATTATTAAAGATATGCATGTTGACAATATAATGCTGACCGGCCAGGGAAACTACCGCTTTATTGACACCGTACCTTTTTTAAATACGCCTGCTTTGGGTTACGGCGGAACAAGAGCATACGGAGATGGCAAAGTTTGTAAGGTCCCGGTTTAA
- a CDS encoding pyruvate dehydrogenase complex E1 component subunit beta, protein MARIIAFREALREAMTEEMRRDERVFLMGEEVAEYNGAYKVSQGMLAEFGEKRVIDTPISELGFAAVGVGAAQNGLRPVVEFMTWNFAVLALDQILNTASKMLAMSGGQISCPIVFRGGNGSAGQLGAQHSTAFEAMYANIPGIKVVSPSNPYDAKGLLKQAIRFEEDPVMFMESEQMYGDKMEVPEEEYYIELGKADVKKEGTDVTIVSFNKMMKVALAAASELEKEGISAEVIDLRTIRPLDMETILKSVKKTNRLVIVEEQWPFASVSSEISYRVQKDAFDYLDAPVRRITAADAPLHYAANLVAAALPDVPRTVKLVKEVLYMKK, encoded by the coding sequence ATGGCAAGGATTATAGCTTTCAGAGAAGCCCTGAGAGAGGCAATGACCGAGGAAATGAGAAGGGACGAGCGCGTTTTTCTTATGGGTGAGGAAGTAGCTGAATATAACGGGGCCTATAAAGTAAGCCAGGGTATGCTGGCAGAATTTGGTGAAAAAAGAGTGATCGATACCCCTATTTCTGAGCTGGGTTTTGCCGCAGTTGGTGTAGGCGCCGCCCAGAACGGTCTGCGCCCCGTTGTTGAGTTCATGACCTGGAATTTCGCAGTACTGGCATTAGATCAAATTTTAAATACGGCGTCTAAGATGTTGGCAATGAGTGGTGGGCAAATATCCTGTCCTATTGTTTTTCGCGGTGGTAACGGCTCTGCAGGCCAGTTGGGTGCGCAGCACTCTACGGCTTTTGAAGCCATGTATGCTAATATTCCCGGCATTAAAGTAGTTTCCCCAAGCAACCCCTATGACGCCAAAGGGCTTTTAAAGCAGGCAATCCGTTTTGAAGAAGACCCGGTGATGTTTATGGAAAGTGAGCAGATGTACGGCGACAAAATGGAAGTGCCGGAAGAAGAATACTATATAGAATTAGGTAAGGCCGACGTAAAAAAAGAAGGTACCGATGTAACGATTGTATCCTTTAATAAGATGATGAAAGTGGCCCTGGCTGCCGCTAGCGAGCTCGAAAAAGAAGGTATCAGCGCTGAAGTGATCGATCTGCGCACGATCCGCCCGCTGGATATGGAAACGATTCTGAAGAGTGTAAAGAAAACAAATCGCCTGGTAATTGTAGAAGAACAATGGCCTTTTGCTTCCGTTTCTTCAGAGATCTCCTACCGCGTACAGAAAGATGCTTTTGATTACCTGGATGCACCGGTCAGAAGGATTACAGCAGCCGATGCGCCCCTGCACTATGCGGCTAATCTTGTAGCAGCCGCTTTACCGGATGTACCCAGAACGGTAAAACTGGTGAAAGAAGTGCTGTATATGAAAAAATAG
- a CDS encoding acetyl-CoA C-acyltransferase, with product MEFKEVNVLLRKEVYIIAAVRTPIGSFDGALKDLSATQLGAIAIKAALKKAGVAADMVDDVLMGCVLQANLGQAPARQAAKFAGLPDKVNCTTINKVCASGMKAIASAAQSIALGDADIVIAGGMESMSNVPFYLDKMRWGNKYGNAATIDGLAKDGLTDVYDGQAMGMAAELCAAECGISREAQDAFAIKSYQRSQAAWEAGKFAEEVVPVELPSRKGDPVIIAKDEEPFNVKFDKIAGLNPAFKKEGTVTAANASTMNDGAAALVLMSKEKAIALGLKPIAKILSYADAEQAPEWFTTTPSLAVPKAVKKAGLKMEDISYWELNEAFSVVGIENTRRMQLDPDRVNANGGAVSIGHPLGASGARIIVTLINILKQNHAKYGAAGICNGGGGASAMVIESL from the coding sequence ATGGAGTTCAAAGAAGTAAACGTTTTGTTGCGAAAAGAAGTATACATCATTGCAGCAGTGCGTACGCCCATTGGAAGTTTTGACGGAGCATTGAAAGATCTTAGTGCAACGCAACTGGGTGCTATTGCCATTAAAGCGGCATTGAAAAAAGCAGGTGTAGCGGCTGATATGGTGGATGATGTGCTTATGGGATGCGTATTGCAGGCCAACCTGGGGCAAGCGCCCGCGCGGCAGGCCGCAAAATTTGCAGGGCTTCCGGATAAAGTGAATTGTACTACCATCAATAAAGTATGCGCCAGCGGTATGAAGGCAATTGCCAGTGCAGCGCAAAGTATTGCTTTGGGGGATGCGGATATTGTTATTGCCGGCGGAATGGAAAGCATGAGCAATGTGCCGTTCTATCTGGATAAAATGCGCTGGGGCAATAAATATGGTAACGCTGCTACCATTGACGGGTTGGCTAAAGATGGGCTTACGGATGTATATGACGGCCAGGCAATGGGCATGGCGGCCGAATTATGCGCTGCGGAATGTGGCATTTCCCGCGAAGCACAGGATGCGTTTGCTATAAAAAGTTACCAGCGCAGCCAGGCTGCATGGGAAGCGGGAAAGTTTGCTGAAGAAGTGGTGCCGGTGGAACTGCCTTCCCGCAAGGGAGACCCAGTGATCATCGCAAAAGATGAGGAACCGTTCAATGTAAAGTTTGACAAAATCGCCGGGTTGAACCCCGCTTTTAAAAAGGAGGGAACGGTAACGGCGGCCAATGCCAGTACGATGAATGACGGTGCGGCCGCATTGGTGCTGATGAGCAAAGAAAAAGCAATAGCCCTGGGGCTGAAACCTATTGCAAAAATCCTTTCGTATGCTGACGCGGAACAAGCCCCGGAATGGTTTACCACTACCCCGTCGCTCGCCGTTCCAAAAGCCGTGAAAAAGGCGGGTTTGAAAATGGAAGATATCAGCTACTGGGAGCTGAACGAAGCCTTCAGTGTGGTAGGCATCGAAAATACCCGCCGGATGCAACTGGACCCCGACAGGGTGAACGCCAATGGCGGCGCGGTGTCCATAGGTCATCCTTTGGGGGCCAGCGGTGCGCGCATTATTGTTACGCTAATTAACATACTAAAACAAAACCATGCAAAATACGGTGCGGCGGGCATCTGCAATGGCGGCGGTGGTGCCAGCGCGATGGTCATAGAAAGTTTGTAG